A stretch of the Gossypium hirsutum isolate 1008001.06 chromosome D07, Gossypium_hirsutum_v2.1, whole genome shotgun sequence genome encodes the following:
- the LOC107953468 gene encoding zinc finger RNA-binding protein: MYKSQQQLQQSSFAYLSHSSNPTLNPVLLYPQPPTVPSEPFLYPPGTDPYAYKPQFSVTHVAVEAQAEIYEDPNGASQSWITRQAGPIRYDATLSVAASNSNNGSNQSLVNNVISASNQTALIQPMRCEVCNIECQTKDVYEKHITGKKHRRKLQEKISSSTAILPESSNTMIYGASCVANAEELERKKQKLLDSGAAVNSVRMCTICNVACNSHEVFVKHLSGRRHAAQAGLIAVDGVGPYLAAVRANDQFWNKGKKTSKVVQSSWCEVCEINCNSGDAYAQHLSGKKHLKKLENLEKSKKGTSDPSMGAPAEMNQMIKPVENPAASSSDGGVSVQNPVAAQPEASKEDLETKKLKVMEGGTAAADVRVCTICNVVCNSEKVFKYHLTGQKHAAMVKKQAATTS; the protein is encoded by the exons ATGTACAAGTCGCAGCAACAATTGCAACAATCTTCATTCGCATACCTTTCTCATTCCTCAAATCCCACCCTCAATCCTGTATTATTATATCCTCAACCACCAACTGTTCCCTCTGAGCCATTTTTGTACCCTCCAGGAACCGACCCGTATGCCTATAAGCCTCAGTTCAGCGTAACCCATGTTGCTGTTGAAGCGCAAGCTGAAATTTATGAGGACCCAAATGGAGCTTCTCAGAGTTGGATCACTAGACAGGCTGGTCCTATTAGATATGATGCTACT TTGTCAGTAGCAGCTTCGAATTCCAACAATGGGTCAAATCAGTCATTGGTTAATAATGTAATAAGCGCATCAAATCAAACTGCACTGATTCAACCAATGCGATGTGAGGTTTGCAACATTGAATGCCAAACAAAAGATGTTTACGAGAAGCACATTACTGGAAAGAAGCAtcggaggaaattgcaagaaaaGATTAGTTCCTCAACTGCAATACTCCCAGAATCTTCCAATACAATGATATATGGGGCTTCCTGTGTGGCAAATGCTGAGGAGCTAGAGAGGAAGAAGCAAAAGCTTTTAGATTCTGGGGCAGCTGTTAACTCTGTTCGGATGTGCACGATATGCAATGTTGCTTGTAATAGCCATGAAGTGTTTGTTAAACATCTTTCCGGGAGGAGACATGCAGCTCAG GCTGGACTTATAGCTGTTGATGGGGTTGGACCTTATCTTGCTGCAGTTCGAGCTAATGATCAGTTTTGGAATAAAGGCAAGAAGACATCTAAGGTTGTTCAATCTTCATGGTGTGAAGTTTGTGAAATCAACTGTAACAGCGGCGATGCCTATGCACAACACTTGTCCGGGAAGAAACACCTGAAGAAGCTGGAGAAtttagaaaaatcaaagaaaggaACCTCTGATCCTTCCATGGGTGCACCGGCTGAAATGAATCAGATGATTAAACCAGTAGAAAACCCAGCAGCAAGCAGTAGCGACGGAGGAGTTAGTGTACAGAACCCAGTGGCAGCACAGCCTGAGGCATCCAAGGAGGATTTGGAGACTAAGAAACTGAAAGTCATGGAAGGTGGAACGGCTGCTGCTGATGTTAGAGTATGCACTATCTGCAACGTTGTATGCAATAGTGAAAAGGTCTTCAAATACCATCTTACTGGGCAGAAGCATGCCGCCATGGTAAAGAAGCAAGCGGCTACCACTAGTTAA